TACCAAACCGTCAGACCCTACATAGATGAGGCTGTCTTTGGGGAGAATCAGTTGGTGTTTTTCAAACGAAATTGTTTTATTTTGCAATCCTCCGATCGATTTTCGGGTACCTTTGACTATATGCATTTCGTCTTTTTGTTTGGGAGTAAGGTAATACAAAGGACGACGCGCACTGGCAAAAGTGAGTTGGGTTGCTTCGTTACGAGTGTCTTCCATTACCATAATAATTACATCCATCCCGTTGATGTTGTTAGAGCTGGGTTGCTTAAGTGCTATTGCTACTTGTTCATGTAGTTGGTTGAGTATGTCTACTGGGTCATAACAGTCTTGTTGCAAAATAATTTTGTTGAAAAGGTTGTATCCAATCAAACTCATAAAAGCCCCTGGTACTCCGTGCCCGGTACAGTCTGCTGCAATTACTATCGTTTTATTACCCACCTTTTCTATCCAGTAAAAATCTCCCGACACAATGTCTTTAGGGTGGTATACAATAAAATAATTAGACAAAAAGGTTTTTACCCTGGAGTCAAAGGGTAAAAATGCTTGTTGGATAGTAAGGGCTGACTTAATACTTTGCTGAATCATTGTATTTTTTTGCAGCAAATGTTTATTTTGATCTTCTATATAGCTTCTTTGTGCCAAAATCTCATCCTGATTTTGTATAAGTTCTTCGTTTTGTGCCATGATCTCCTCGGTTCTTTCTTGCACTACCAGTTCCAGCACTACTTTTTGCTTGATAAGGCGCCTTGAGTTAAGCCAGGCAATCAGCCCAATCAGGGCAATGCTCAGCACCACATACAAAGTGTAAGCCCACCAGGTACGGTACCAGGGAGGGCGTATTTCAAACGAAAAAGTATTGATTTTACTTTCTTTGTCGTACACATTGCGGGCTTTAACAGCAAAAGTATACGTGCCTTCTGGCAAATTGGTAAAATTGGCCTGGGGCTGCTTGTTCCACGCTGACCACTGATCTTGAAAACCTTCTAAACGATAGCGGTAACGGGTTTTTTCAATTTTTTCGTAGGTAATTGCGGCAAATTGTGCATTGATATTGTTTAGACCATAAGGCAATACTATCTTGGTGCGTTGTCTGCCATATTTAAATATGCTAGAGTCTTTTGCCTGAATATTTTTTATGATGACCCGGTAGCTTTGGTCAATGTTGGTAGGTTTTACCACATTGTAAATGAGCAACTTGTTAAGGTTGCCAATCAGTACTTCTTTTTCGGAAGGGGTAACCAGCACTGGAGCATCTACATCTACTCTAAGCCCGTTGGTGGCTATTTCTATGTTATTAAATAAGTTGGTAATCAGCTTAAAAGATCCATTGGCTTGTTTCTTAAGTACACCCGCCACTTCACGGTTGTAGGGCGCTCCTTGCCCCAGCCAGCAGTATATATTGCCTTTAGTATCTTCCTGAAAAGTGTATACACAATACTTGTCGCCTAGTGCCTGGTTGAAGCGTTTTATCGGAACAAACTTGTCTTTGGCGGCACTGTATTCATAAAAACCTTGAATGGTAGTAAATACTATTTTGCCGCTTTGAAGCCTGTACATACGGGTGTTGCGGTTAGAGGGTAACCCGCTTTTGTCGTTATAAAATGTTTGACTAATAACCGAATCGCGTTGAGGGTTGAGTTTGAGTTTGTATACCCCCATGTTGTAGTGCGATATCCATAAATGTCCAGCATCGTCTTCTTTTATAAAGCGGGTTTCCTTTTCAAAGCCCTTGATTTTATGGGTTTTCCATTGGTCACCTTCTTTTTTTAGCAACCATATTCCTGTATTGTAGGTTCCTACTACAAAATGATTTTCCGGAGCTTTGAGCTTGGTCAGTGAATGTGCATAACGATAACGCATCAATCTTTTGGCTACACTGTCTTTTACCTGGTATATACCCCAACTATTGGCAAGCAAGGTTTGGGAGCCATAATTGTAAAAATTCCAGCAATCGCCATACAAGTTTTTTACCTTCTTTATTTTCCCCTCTTCTTTGGTATAATAATAGGCACCGTGGTTGGTACCTATATAGGTGTAATGACTGTTGTTGCCCAGACTATAGATGACTCCTTTAAACCCATCTTTATTGTCGAAGTGGGTCAAGGGCGAATTAAGCATGATGGTAGCAATGCCATAGTCCATGGCCAGCCATAGGTTACCTTGGTGGTCGTAGTGCAAACCATTGATCTTGTTATTAATCGTTGCAGTACTTGCTTTTATCTTATGTATAAGCTTACCGTTTTTGTCTAGGATAAATAAGTACTCATAACTTTTCAAAGCCATTTGTTGATTAGGCAGGCGGGTAATTTTTGCCAGGTACTCGTTTTTGAGGTAGGGAGCCAGTTGTTGAGGGGCTGCTTGTATTTTTTTGTCTTTGGAGGCTTTAGAGTCGTAAATCCAGATTTTCTTTTTTACATCTACAATCATCCATTTGTTGTCCGAAAAAGGGGCAATGAGGCTTAGTTGAGATAAGTCGAAACCCTCAATTAAGTTGGATACCTGAAATTTACCTTGTTGGTATACCCACAGTTTGCCTTTACGTTTAATGTAAAGCTTATTGTTGAGTATATACGTACGAAACCGGCTAATTTTGACTACAGTAAATTTATTGTTTTTGTAAATAAACATTTGCGTGTTACTCAAAAAAATCACCTGATCTTCAATAATATAGGTTTGATGGATGGTTTTTATATTTTTGACTTGTTGCTTGAGTTGGGCTTTGAGCGATGTAAAAACCCATTTGCCTTTTGAGTCGCGGGCAAAATACCCCATGTCTTCTACTGCACCCACAAATATTCGCCCATCGGCAGCCAAAGCAAGCGAATAAACAAAAGCTTTGTTAGGGAGGGTAATAAGGTTCCACTGCAAACCATCGTATTGCAGTATACCATCGTTGTTGGCTACATACATCATTCCCGACTTGCCCTGTATAATGTTCCAGTTTTGCCCGGCACCCCGGTATTCTTTAGGCGGGTAATTCTTGATAAATGGCTGTTGAGCGTAGGCAAAAGGAGATAGAAGGCATAAAAAGAAAATTAGATAATTATAATTTGCTTTGGGGATGTTTGCCACAATGATTGGTTTAAAGTTAACGAAATAATTTAGCCTGCTATTAATCTAAGCAAAATATTTGCCGTGCTTACACAAAAGTATCGCGTTATTTACCGATAGGATAATAACCGTAGAATATCTATTAATTTTTTTGAAGATTTACTCAGGCACTTCTTTGAAATGTACAACCTGTCATATATACCTGCAGTTGTTGGCATATACTGTCTATTTTTTCAGGTTCTCCTGTGATATACAAATACTGCAGATTTTTTTGTTGCGCAAGCTGTTTGATAGACGCTTCTGCTACAGGAAGATCAACGTAAAGCGTTTTTAGATTGGGAAGCATAGCTACAACATCAGGCAGTTTATCAAAGGCATTACCTCTAATATCAAGCGCCTTTAGTGATACCAATGTTTTTAAACTGTTAGGTAAGTCTGTAAGCAAGTTGTTACGCAAATCGAGCGATGAAAGTTTAGATAATTGCCCTATAGCATCAGGTAAACGGGTAATTTTGTTGTTTCTGAGTTCAAGGTTTTGGAGTTGTTCGAGCAAATGTATATTGGAGGGCAGGGCAGCAAGCTGATTGTTTTTTAAATCTATGTGTTGCAAGTTGGGCATAAGCAGGAGTGCTTCTGGAAAACTGACAAAATGGTTGCGCGACAGATTAAAGCTTTCGCGGTGGTTGAGCTCGTGTAGGTTGGCAAGCGATAGCGGCAAGGTTTGCAAAGCATTGCTTTGTAGGGTGATACTTTCGAGTTGGCTTAGTTTGCCTATTTCTTCAGGCAGGCTACGCAATTGATTGCCCTTGAGTTCAAGTACTTTGAGTTGCTTTAGTTGACCAATGCTTTGGGGTAGTTCACGCAAACGGTTTCCCCGGACATCCAATTTTTCCAGGTTTTTCATTTGCCCTATTTCTTCGGGTAACTCCTTTATTTGATTGTTGTTAATAATCAACCCTCTCAAGTTGTCTAAATGGACAATGTCAGTAGGAAGGTGCTTGAGCAAGTTGCGCGACAGGTGCAGGTGTTTGAGTGACTTGAGCCAGACAAGTTCTTGTGGTACTTGGGTAAGTTGGCGGTTGGTGACAAATAATCGTTGCCAACCCATGACCTGGTGCATTTGGGCAATGGCCAATACTGTACTTTTTTGGGTAGGATAATACCAGTGCCATATTTTTTGGTAGGGTTTGAGCATAGTTTTTCTGATGAGCCCTCCTTCCATTTGCTGGAAAAACAGTTCTACCGCCCATTTTTCTCCTGTTTGGAGCAATTCGAGCATTTTTACCTCAAACTCATTCAAGTCTTCAATTTTCATATCCTGGTTTCAAACAACTGGCGTTAAATTTACCCAAAGACAAAAATAAGCGATTATATTACTTTTACAACAATAATGGAGGTTATGCTATAGCAGATGCTATTTTTTTGTGGACTTTCTGATAAGGGTTATTCCTGAGTGTTGGTGGGCAATCCCGTGTAGAGCGTCTTGGTTGGCTTGTAGGAGTAATGAGGTGCATTTTGCCAGTAAATACAGGACTTTCGTCAAACCTTATAAGAAAGCCCTGCAGTGTTTACAAGTTTTACAACGCCAAAACACTATGAAGACATCAACCACTCTTCGGCTTGAGCCACAGTTTCAAAGATTTGAACATTTTCTTTGATTGTGGGGGCGTGTTTGCTTATCTTTTCCTTGATTTGCTCGGCTATCAGGTTGTTAAAGATATCTTGTGAGACCACACGCGCTATTTTTACCTTTTTTTCAGACAATTGCTTGCCCAACACATCTACTGCCCATTGGCGCGATTTGGCGGGCAAAGCCTTGCCTAATGTAGCATCATACAGTATTTTTTGCTGTTCATCACTCATCAAAGGCATTGTCTTGCCCCACATTTCCTGCATTTCTTCAAAGTTCATAAAACCCAATACCTTCATGTGTATAATATTGGTTTCTGTGTTTTTGCTTACAACATAATTCTTCTTTTTCATAAGTAGATGGTATTTATTATAGGTGTTACTAAATACTGGTGAAAGTGTATTTTAGGAGTTGTAAATGATGGTTTTTTGGGGATTAGCTTTCTTTAGGTTGGATAAGAATTTTTTGCCAGGGATATAAAAAAACATCTTTACAACATTACTATAACTGTAATCATTGTCAATAGGTTTATAATTTAACGTGAGTTAAAGGTTTAACTCACGTTATTTTTAATAAAGCAAATACCTTCTTGTAGCTTTTGGTTGTTTACTTTTTATCACATACTTAACATAATTATAAGTTATAATACAAATAAGTGTGTAATAACCTGACAGGGCAATCAACTTGCCAACAAAAAGTCAATACCCTCACAATAACCCAACTTTAACAGGTGTGCCCTGATCTGGTCACGTGCTCCCCAATTGCCCACATAAGATACAATAAAGAGCTTGCCAGGCGGTGGAATGTCGTGAAAATGCAGACAGGGAACATTTAGACGATGGTGACTACTTAAGTCAAAATACCCCTGAATACTGGTACCTAATTGTTCAAGCAACCGGGCACGCTTACGCGATAACTTGCCTGCTCCCCATACCCATATATCGGGTGCATGTATGTTGTGCTTTTGTAGCCATTGGGCAAGATAATAGGCCTTGGTTTTATAAAATTCTTGTGGCGAATAACGAGCATCAGTGCGCGAGAGTCGAGTAGGGGCATCGTTCCATACAAGCAAGGTTTCGGGCACCTTTGCCATGTGTGCCCCTTGCCCAAGCCAACGCAACCACAGCTCATAGTCTTCAGGAAAATTACCTTGCCTGTAGTTGCCCCATTGTTTGACCGCACTTGCCCTAAACAAAACACTTGGGTGTGCCAGTGGTGACTCGACAAAACGGTGAAGGTTAATGTCGGTCGAGGTAATCAATGTATTGATCCAATCTACATAACGTTGGTAGCCCTTGGTTTGTAATTCGGTGCTTTGGTGTCGTACCAAACAGCTCACCAAGTGTATGGCAGGGTGCTGCTCTAAAAAGTTCAGCTGTTTTTCCAGTCTTTGGGGCAAGGCAATGTCATCTGCATCCATACGGGCAATATAAGGGGTAGTAATGTGGGCAAGCCCGGTATTGAGCGCGTATGCTATGCCTGCTTGTGGTTCGTCTATCAGCAAAACACGGTCATCTTTAGTAGCAAAACTTTGGGCAATAGCCCGGCTTTGGTCGGTAGAGGCATTGTTTACCAACACCAGCCTAAAGTTGGGCAACGTTTGAGCAAGTATGCTTTCTATAGCCTGAGCAAGGGTTTTTTCTGCATTATAAAAAGGCAATAGCACAGAAAGTAGACACATATAAGCGTGGGTTTGTAAGTGCTGAACCGTAACTACAGGTAGCTAATTGCTATATGTAATTACTTTATTATGAGTAGCTATAGGCAAGCAAAGGTATAGAATTAATTTGCCTCATAAAAACCTGCGACTCCCTAAAAGCTATTGGGTGCATAGGCCAACTTGCTTGATGTATGGTATTTCTGAAAATCTTCAGCAGTAAACCAAAAACCCATCAGCAAAATATCGTCAATCTGAAACTCACTGCCCTGCCAATCTTCCAAACGTTGTGCTATCAGGCTACACTGTAGGTTCATAGGCAGTGTGCAAGTTTGAGCAATGGCATTTTTGAGCCTTTTGGAGCTAAATTTGGCCTGCGATCTTTCTCCAAACTGATCGGTAATACCATCAGAAAATAAGTAAACCCGGTCGTTTACCTGTAGGTCAATATTTACCGTTTCCAAGTGGTCGTTGTCGTGCATGCGTTGGGTTCTTTTGTTAAAATAATCAGCCCCACCCCCAATCGACCATTTGTTGCCCTTAAACTCTACCAGTTGTTTGTTGCGCACGACGTATAATGGGCGGTTGGCACCACAAAACTCTAGTTGGCGTTGTGCCATGTCTACCACACACAGCGACAAGTCCATGCCATCGCTTACCCGTTCGTTTTCGTTTACTTTTGACGATTCGCCCTGGTGTAGCAGGGTCTTTACCCGTTTGTTGAGGTGGTGTAAAATAACCACCGGATTGGTGTTTTTTTCTACGTCTACAATCTGGTGCAACATATTATACGCAATCACGCTCATGAAAGCCCCTGGTACGCCGTGCCCGGTACAGTCAATGGCCGCAATGACCATTTTTTCGCCTTCATCAGATAATTTAACCCGGCTGACCCAATAAAAATCGCCCGATACCATATCACGGGGTTTGAAAATGATAAAGTGTTGAGACAGCAATTCTTTTATTTCACCTTTGGTAGGCAACAGCACATTTTGCAAACGTTCGGCGTAAGAAATGCTCTCTGTGATTTGGCTGCGTTGCTCTTCTATTTCTTTGTTTTGTTCTTCTATCTCGTGTATCTTGAGGTTCAGCTTTCTGTTCAAGTCGTCCTGTTCTTGCATCTTAAAGCGGAGTTGACCTGCCATCCAGGTAAGACTACGGTGCAAAAATTTGCGTTCGTCGTTGGATTTAAAACTGATATTTGCCCAAAAATTACCTTTGCCATACTCTTGCGCCAACTTAGCAAGCAATACTATAGGACGCGAAAAATAATGGGCAAACAGCAAGGCAATGACAATGGCTACAAGAATGATAGGGATAAAACTAAGCAACAAAACATTACGAAGCTTGGTAGTGGGGGCATAGGCTACCTTTTTGGGTATACTCATCACCAGTATCCAGCCGCTGCCCTTGTAGTTGAGGTAGCCTGGTTCGCGGCTATAAAAAAATATTCGACCGTCTTTTTCAAAGGTGCTTTGCTTTTTACGTTGTTGAGACTTATTCCACAAATGCTGACGAAGCAGGGCCAAATTAGGGTGTTTTTTTACCAATATATTTTTTGGATGACTGCTCGAATACAACAACCTGCCCTGCGTATCTATCAAGTCTATTTTTACTCCTTTGTTGAGCTCATGTAAGGGAATAGCAGGGCTAAAAACCTCGTACAAACGCTTGATGAGCACCCGCGAAACTACTATGCCTATTTTTTTTCCGTTTTTATTGCGAATGGTTTGGGCAAAGTGCATAACTGCCTTGCCCAACGACTCAGACAAGGAAACGTCTAAAGCTGACTCTTGCCTGGTAAGCTGAGTCCAATATTTGGTATAACTATGTTGTTGCCCTATTTTCAACCCTTTGGTATCGGCTATTCTTACCCGTTGGGCATCAAAAAAAGAAAAGCTTTCATACAAAGGATTTTCTTTTTTTATACTTAATAAATGGTTGGTGATTTTCCGAGGGTGTTGGTGAATACCTGGCTGTTGAAATATGGCATCTTTGGCGATATGGCGGATATCTGAATGACGTTCAAACACAAAATAATCGATGCTGTTGATGATATAATCAGACTGGTTTTTGAGCTTACGTTTGATCTGCATCTCTAGCGAGTTTTCGGTGTTTTTTTTAGTAATCAGATAGAAAGCTATGGCGGTAAAAAACACCAGCACCATGCTAAAGACAGTCACCTTAAGGTAAATACTAATCTTCATTCTTTTTTCAATTATCCCTTGGCAGTTTTAAATGTTTTCGGACTCAAACCTGGGGCTAAACGATTAGGAGGTGATTGGACAGCCTAAAGGAAAATCCAGGTTGAATTCAACCACAAAACTACGGCTTTTGTCCATAGCATTTGCTTGTCAGGTGTTACCTAATTATTAAATATACACAAGGTGCTGATTTATGGTGTAAATGTTTGATTGTTAGTGATTTATGTTTTGTTGAAATGATTCAAAAACAACATCAAAAAATACAAAAAACAATCAGTCGTTTGGCAAAATCTGAGGTAAAATGAAGCATTTACTCTGGTACATCGGGGGTGAAATAAATATGGCGTATTGAGTGTATACAAGTAAAAAATCTAAAGGTATATCCAAGGAGCTATTCCTTATACCCATAAAAAGTGTTGCATTACCTGTGTTTTGTGTTGGAACTTTTCCATATTAAATATTTGTTTTGCGTGAGTTTTAATTTTACAAAAATCTCATTTACCTACTAAAGCTTATGAAAATAAACCCAATCCACACTGTTTGGCTGTCGTTGGCAGTACTTATTACTAGTGCAGCTGTGCCCATTACCCAGCCTTTTAAAAACCACCACCATTCAACAATCCCCCAGGTTTACTCACCCGATCAGGCATTTGACAAAATGATGCGTGTACTCATGCACAAACGTTGTATGAATTGTCACCCCTCAGACGATCGCCCCCGCCAAGGCGAAGACAGTCATGTGCACAACTTTGGGGTACAGCGAGGCAAAGACAACCACGGCACCTTAAGCCTGCGATGCCAAACTTGTCATCAATCCGAAAACAATCCGTATTCTGGTGTACCAGGGGCACCTCATTGGGGACTTGCGCCAAAGTCGATGGGCTGGCAGGGGCTAAGCAAGGTAGCTATAGCCAAAGCCTTACTAGACCCTGCTAAAAACGGGGGGAGAAGCTTGACCGATATTGTAAAGCACCTGACCGAAGACAAACTGGTAGCCTGGGCGTGGAACCCTGGGATAGATGCCAGTGGCAAGGCTAGAGAAACCCCACCTGTATCAAGACAAGAATTTATAAAAGCCGTAAAACAATGGGCAGATGCAGGTGCCAAAATACCTGAGAAATAGTATTAGTCCAGAGTTAATTAGTCTGGAGTCGGTAGCTTCTACAGCGTCAAGCTTTTAGCAATAAGCTTCAAGTTTGACGCTGATCTATCAGCAATTTACTGATTCATAAAGTATTGATTTTTAAACACTTATGAAGAAAGTAGGTGGGAGTCTCCCTGTAGCGTCAAGTTCTTATATGCTGATTACGCCATAAAAATAGCCTTATAAACCGTTGAATTTAAAAAACCACATTTATAAAAATATGAAAATTTCATTTACCATCAATGGAAAAGCGCAAACAGTAGAAACTGACGAAAACACTCCGCTTTTGTGGGTCATTAGAGACAGGCTGGGGCTCAAGGGCACCAAGTTTGGCTGTGGCAAAGCCGCCTGCGGTGCTTGCACCATTCACATAGATGGGGGAGCGGTGCGTTCTTGCTCTTATGCCGCCAAATTTGCCCAGGGCAAGTCCATTACTACTATAGAAGGGCTCTCTAAAGGCAAAGATTTACACCCTGTACAACAAGCCTGGATGGAAGAAATTGTGCCCCAGTGTGGCTATTGCCAACCGGGTTTTATGATGGCTACAGCCGCCTTGCTCGACAAAATCCCACAGCCGTCGGACGACGATATTGACGAAAATATTGTAAATGTATGTCGCTGTGGCACTTACTACCGCATGCGCAAAGCCATTCATCGGGCAGCAAAGATCAAACAAGGTTGAGTGATCATTTTTTTCATTAGTTGTTGTACATCATCCTATTCAAGCCATTCATAGATAAGCGCCGGTATGCATTGGTGCCTAAGGACTTGTGGCTTGTCGCTTAGGAACATGTTCAAAATAAGTGTCGAGATTGAGGGCGTATACTCGACTGAGGCACTTTTTGCAGTCGTAGCCATAGCTACGGCGAAAACCGATGGCTGCAGCCCTGCTGCGCCGAGCTCTGCCAAAGGCTAAAAGTAACGAAAGTCAGTAAAGAGAACCGTAGAACGAAGTTCAAGCTCTGCGAAGCTAATATGTTCTAAACCGGACAGCTTCAAAGTTCCGATTTCTTATCGGGGTTATTGTTGAGGGCTATGCCCGAAATCCCGTTTACGGGGCGATCACGTTCCTTAAAGCTTGCCCCTATTAGGGCTACTGACTATAAAGACTATCCGCTAATTTTCAAATATGATTATATGAAAGATAACAACTCAGCAAACAACATAAAATCAAAAACAAGACGCCGCTTTCTCATCAAAGCTTCTATAGGCACCGCTGTCATATTGGGTGCCTGGGCTAGTATAGCTCCTGTACGCCGCATGGTAGCCAAAAAGATCAATGAAATAGACCTTGAGTATGAAAACAGCGACGAGCCCATTACCTGGTTTGAGGTAAAGGCTGATAATACCATTGTGTTGCATTCGCCCAAGGTAGAAATGGGGCAAGGGGTGTTTACCGGAATGGCGCAAATTGTCGCTGAAGAGCTAGAGGTAGGCATTGCCCAAGTACAAGTGGTAAACGCTTCGAGCCTTGGCCGCCCCGTTGACAAGTTTGCCACTGGGGGCAGTACTTCTATTGCGGGTTTGTGGGACGTATTGCGTGAGCTTGCCGCCCAAATGCGTGAAATGTTGCACAACAGCGCTGCCAAAATCTGGAATGTGCCAGCCGAAAGTCTCACCATAAAAAATGGGGTAGTAATGGGCAAAGGACAACAACTTACCTACGGTCAAATTGTACAGAAAACTACTGAATGGAAGGTGCCCAAAGAGGTAAAACTCAAAGATAAAAAAGACTATAAGGTAATAGGCAAAGCCATTCCAAGAATAGACCTGAAGCCCAAAGTAATGGGGGAGCCTATATTTGGGTTAGATGTAAGCATGCCTGGTATGTTGTACGGGGCAGTAGTGCGCCCTGACAAGATAGATGCTATTTTTAAAAGTGCAGACACAAGCCAGGCAGAAAAAATGCCAGGTGTAGTAAAAGTGGTGCTTGAAAAAGATTTTGTGGGAGTGGTGGCAAAAACCTATATCCAGGCACACGACGCCAAAAAAGCCATCAAGGTACAATGGAAGGTAAACCGGGTATGGCAGCAAAAAGACATTGAGGACATGCTAAAAGTGGGAGAGGGCACAGACTTCGTCATTCAGAAGAAAGGGTCAGCAAAAAGAGCTTTGCGCGAAGAAGGGGTCATTGAAGCCTCTTTTAACACCCCCATTGGCGCCCACGCTCACCTGGAGCCCAATGGAGCAGTGGCATTGGTGGAAAAAGACAAAGCTACGATCAAGATTTCCACGCAAGTGGTAAACATGACCCGCGAAGAAGTGGCCAAACGCCTCGAACTAAAAACCAGCCAGGTAGAGGTACAAGCCACATTTTTGGGGGGTGGTTTTGGGCGGAGGCTACACACCCCCAACGCAGTACAGGCAGCGGTACTCTCTAAAGCAGTGGGTAAACCTGTACACGTATTTTTTGATCGACAAGAAGAATTTCAAAATGACACCTTTCGCCCACCTACCCACCATATGCTCCGTGCTACCCTCAACAAAAAAGGGCTCATTCACGCTATAGAGCACAATGTATCAAGCGGTGATGTGGCTTTTGGTTCTCCGCTTACCCCAGGTTATGCTGAAATACTGGCTGGGGCAGATTTTGGCGCTTGGCGGGGTGGAATGATTCAATATGAGGCAATTCCTAACTTTAGAGCTGTATCGTGGCGGGTAAAGCTGCCCTTTGCTACCAGTTGGTGGCGTAGTCTGGGTTTGCTTGCCAATACTTTTGCTATTGAGAGTTTTATAGATGAGCTTGCCCTAAAGACAGGCAAAGACCCGGTGCAATTTCGCTTGGCGCAGATTCAGAACGATGAACGGGGGCAACGTTTGAAAGGAGTAATAGAGGCTGCCGCCAAAAAAGCCAATTGGGGCAAACCTGTACCCAAGGGCAGAGCGTTGGGTTTTGCGGCTTCTACCGATGCCAACACTCCTGTGGCGCAGGTAGCAGAGGTAAGTATAGACAACGGGCGTATAAAAGTGCACAAGGTAACCTGTGCCATTGATCCCGGTATAGTGGTAAAC
The window above is part of the Microscilla marina ATCC 23134 genome. Proteins encoded here:
- a CDS encoding xanthine dehydrogenase family protein molybdopterin-binding subunit yields the protein MKDNNSANNIKSKTRRRFLIKASIGTAVILGAWASIAPVRRMVAKKINEIDLEYENSDEPITWFEVKADNTIVLHSPKVEMGQGVFTGMAQIVAEELEVGIAQVQVVNASSLGRPVDKFATGGSTSIAGLWDVLRELAAQMREMLHNSAAKIWNVPAESLTIKNGVVMGKGQQLTYGQIVQKTTEWKVPKEVKLKDKKDYKVIGKAIPRIDLKPKVMGEPIFGLDVSMPGMLYGAVVRPDKIDAIFKSADTSQAEKMPGVVKVVLEKDFVGVVAKTYIQAHDAKKAIKVQWKVNRVWQQKDIEDMLKVGEGTDFVIQKKGSAKRALREEGVIEASFNTPIGAHAHLEPNGAVALVEKDKATIKISTQVVNMTREEVAKRLELKTSQVEVQATFLGGGFGRRLHTPNAVQAAVLSKAVGKPVHVFFDRQEEFQNDTFRPPTHHMLRATLNKKGLIHAIEHNVSSGDVAFGSPLTPGYAEILAGADFGAWRGGMIQYEAIPNFRAVSWRVKLPFATSWWRSLGLLANTFAIESFIDELALKTGKDPVQFRLAQIQNDERGQRLKGVIEAAAKKANWGKPVPKGRALGFAASTDANTPVAQVAEVSIDNGRIKVHKVTCAIDPGIVVNPDGVRAQCEGAIIMGISASMFEKMEIKDGAVGPTIYGAYEMALMRDAPKEIDVVLLEGSSKPSGVGEPPLGPIGAAIANAVYRLTNQRLRSLPLTLT